Proteins encoded by one window of Mesotoga sp. UBA6090:
- the hfq gene encoding RNA chaperone Hfq: MAEKFNLQDRFLNLLRVNRIEVKMYLEGGFQTKGMVKSFDNFTVLLEDGQEQTLVYKHAIKMMVPQKYVKLTNTTGKKED, translated from the coding sequence ATGGCCGAAAAGTTTAATTTGCAAGATCGCTTTCTGAATCTTCTTAGGGTAAACAGAATCGAAGTCAAGATGTACCTCGAAGGAGGATTCCAGACGAAGGGGATGGTTAAGTCGTTCGACAATTTCACCGTACTGCTGGAAGATGGGCAGGAGCAGACTCTTGTCTACAAGCACGCGATCAAGATGATGGTTCCTCAGAAGTACGTGAAATTGACGAATACGACAGGCAAGAAGGAGGATTGA